GTAGGGCCCCCGAGTCAGATTCGGCGTACCGGGCACCACACGGCACGCCTCGTACGTCTGCCAGGGGTTTTGCCCCTGGGGCCAGTTGCATTGCGGCAGTACATCGTCGTTGTCGCCGGCGTACATGTGCACGCCCATGCCCACCTGTCGCAGGTTGTTGTTGCAGGCAATCCGCTGTGCCCGGTCCTTCGCCTTGGCCAGGGCCGGCAACAACATCCCGGCCAGGATCGCAATAATGGCAATAACCACCAGCAACTCGATCAACGTGAAGGCCGAACGCACAACACGCGTGCCCCGCTGCATCTCATCCACCCGACGCATCACTTTCGTCCACATCATGGCACTGGTTCGTTTGAGGATTGTCGTTCTACTACCACCATACGCCACCTCGCCCCCGCCGCCACCCCGATTTTCTGCACCGAAGCTTGAAATTTTTGCCAGGTCCCCGGCCCGCCACCATCACCCGGCCCCCCCCCGCCAACTGTGGATTCCGGCTTCGGGCCGGAAATCCGAGCGGGATGCCACACCTTGCAAAGGAGCGGCCCCCGCAGCCCCGCCGCGCCCGGCAGCCGGGTCGGAATCCACCCAGCCCCCGAGGAGGCCGTCCCTGCAACACGCGTCGCATGCAACAAGGCCCACCTCTCGAAGCTTGCCTCCCGCGGGTATGACAACCATCCTGCCGCCGGTCGAGTCCTCCGCGGCTCGCCAAAACCGGGAAGCACGGTTTGCCCGGCATCAGACGAGGAGAACCCATGGGACTGTTGGACGGAAAAATCGGAGTGGTGTTCGGCGTCGCCAACAAGCGGTCGATCGCCTGGGCCATTGCCCGCGCCTGGGCCAGCGAAGGTGCCCAACTGGCCTTCACCTATCAGGGCGAACGCCTCAAGGACAACGTGGCCGAGCTGGTTGGAACCTTCGGCCCTGAAACATTGCTCATGCCCTGTGACGTCACCCGGGATGAGGATATCCAGGCCGTTTTTGCCCAAATGCAGCAGCGGTACGGCAAACTCCACCTGCTTCTCCATTCCGTGGCCTACGCCCCCCGGGAGGCACTGGAAGGACGTTTCCTGGACACCAGCCGGGAGGCCTTCCGGATCGCACTCGACGTGAGTGCCTATTCGTTGGTGGCCCTGGCGCGTGCCGCCGCCCCACTCATGACCGAGGGCGGAAGCATCCTCACCCTCTCCTACTACGGCGCGGAAAAAGTGGTGCCCCACTACAACGTCATGGGCGTGGCCAAGGCCGCCCTGGAAGCTTCCGTCCGTTACCTGGCCTACGACCTCGGCCCCCAACGCGTCCGGGTCAACGCCATCAGTGCCGGCCCGGTCAACACCCTGGCCGCCCGGGGCATCAGCGGGTTCCTCGAAATGCTTAGACATTACGAAGCCAAAAGCCCGCTCCGCCGGAACGTCTCGCCGGAAGAACTGGGCGCCACCGGACTGTTCCTGGCCAGCGATGGCGCCGCGGCCATCACCGGTCAGGTCATCTACGTGGATTGCGGCTACCAGATCATGGGCATGTAAAAGCCGGCTCGCCCGGCCCCGGCAGCGCACCCTGCCCCCTCGCCCTGCACCGGACCACCCGTGACACCCGGGCTCAACGGGTCCCGCAGGTCCCGGTCGCCCTCACGGCAGCCCCTGCTGCACAAACCCCACGTACGCGGCCACCAGCACCCAGCCCATCCAGCGCGGAAGCCGCCCCAACCACCGAACAAATCCCAGGTGCACCAGTGAAACCAGGCACAACCCGGCCATGGCAGGCATGAAAAAATCCGGCACCTCCAACGGCCGAAAAACCGCGTACAAACCCACGCACAACGGGATGCAAATGTGTCCGTCCCCCACCTGCGACGAGTACACCACCTCCGGTCGACCCCGCCAGCCATAATACAGCGCCAACACCGCATTGGGCGTGACCAGCAACCAACCGCTCAGCCATCCCAAATACCGCGCGCTCAACAGCCCCTCCGGCCGGCTCAGCACCCAGTCCACCAACCACTGGATGCTCGCATACGTCAGCCACGCGCCCACACCCAACCCGACCACGTCCAACACCAAAACCCATCCCAACAACCGCCCCTCCTGACGGCGGTTCTCCTGCAAAACCTCCCACACATGCCAACCCTGCCAGGCCAGAAACAGCAGGACCAAACACCAACCCTCCCCGCGGCCGATCCGACCGTCCCACCCCTGAACCCAAACCACCCCGCAGAAAACCAATCCGGCCAGCAAGGTCACCAGCACCCCCTGCCGGCGCTGCTCCCCCTCCGACCTGTCGCGCGCCGGTCCAGCCCCGGCCCGCTCCCCGTCCACCAGCGTCAGTCCCCAAAAAATCGCCGGCAACCCCAGCAACAACGTCAGGTTGGTCATGTTGTTGACAAAAGCGTTGGTCAAAACCTCGGCCCCGGGACCACCCTCACGAAGCAGCACATCCACAAAGATCAGATTCCCCAACCCCGAACAATACGGCATCACCAGTGCACCCAATACCGTGCCCTCGAAACCTCTCGACGACAGCGCCTCCAGCCGCCACAGCAGCAAAAACGACCCCAGCGCGAACAGCCCCAGGTAAAACCAGGGGCCACCGGCTCCGCTCCATCCGCCAAGCCACCCGGAATGGTTCATGCGTACTCCATCACTCGCGCGCGCTCACGGCCGCGTCGCCCGTGCAATCCCGAGAGAGGT
Above is a window of Limisphaera ngatamarikiensis DNA encoding:
- a CDS encoding enoyl-ACP reductase FabI, giving the protein MGLLDGKIGVVFGVANKRSIAWAIARAWASEGAQLAFTYQGERLKDNVAELVGTFGPETLLMPCDVTRDEDIQAVFAQMQQRYGKLHLLLHSVAYAPREALEGRFLDTSREAFRIALDVSAYSLVALARAAAPLMTEGGSILTLSYYGAEKVVPHYNVMGVAKAALEASVRYLAYDLGPQRVRVNAISAGPVNTLAARGISGFLEMLRHYEAKSPLRRNVSPEELGATGLFLASDGAAAITGQVIYVDCGYQIMGM
- a CDS encoding sodium:calcium symporter, encoding MNHSGWLGGWSGAGGPWFYLGLFALGSFLLLWRLEALSSRGFEGTVLGALVMPYCSGLGNLIFVDVLLREGGPGAEVLTNAFVNNMTNLTLLLGLPAIFWGLTLVDGERAGAGPARDRSEGEQRRQGVLVTLLAGLVFCGVVWVQGWDGRIGRGEGWCLVLLFLAWQGWHVWEVLQENRRQEGRLLGWVLVLDVVGLGVGAWLTYASIQWLVDWVLSRPEGLLSARYLGWLSGWLLVTPNAVLALYYGWRGRPEVVYSSQVGDGHICIPLCVGLYAVFRPLEVPDFFMPAMAGLCLVSLVHLGFVRWLGRLPRWMGWVLVAAYVGFVQQGLP